GGCGCATCGTGAAACGCTACTCGGACTTTGTGGCCTATCCGATCCGCATGGATGTCGAACACACCCGCCCCGAATACGACGCCGAGGGCAAGCCCATCGCGGGAACCGAAAAGACGGTTGTTGAAACGGAGACGCTGAACTCGATGAAGGCCATCTGGCTGCGCGACAAGGACGCGGTCGGCGAGGACGAACACACCGAGTTCTACAAGCATGTCTCGCACGACTGGAACGAGCCGCTCACGCGCATCCAGGCGAAGATCGAGGGCACGCTCGAATACCGCATGCTGCTCTACGTGCCGTCGAAAGCGCCCTTCGACCTGTATTACATAGGCGGGGCGCGCCACGGGGTGCATCTCTATGTCAAGCGTGTCTTCATCATGGACGACTGCAAGGAATTGCTGCCCGATTACCTTCGGTTCCTGCGCGGCGTCATCGATTCCGAAGACTTGCCGTTGAACATCTCGCGCGAGATGCTGCAGAAGGACCGGCAAATCGAGCGCATGCGCCGGGGCGTTGTCGCGAAGGTGCTCGACGCGCTAAAACACATCCGCGACACGGAACCCGAGAAATACGCGGCGTTCTGGCGGGAATTTGGCCGCACCCTGAAGGAAGGGCTGTTCCAGGACGCGGAGAATCAGGAGAAACTGCTCGATTTGTGCCAGTTCGCATCCACGGCGGACGCGGCGGCCCCGACGCGGCTCGATGCGTACCTTGACCGCATGAAGCCGGACCAGGACGCCATCTACTACCTGACGGGCGCGGCGCGCTCGAAGGTCGAGCAATCGCCGCATCTCGAAGCGTTCCGGGAAAAGGGCTACGAGGTGCTCCTCTTGACGGACCCGGTCGACGAGGTCTGGCCGCAGGCCGTGTTCCATTACAAAGACAGACCGTTCCGGTCCGCGGCCAAGGGCGCGGCCGACCTCGGCTCGGAAGAAGAGAAGAAGAAAGCGGAAGAAGAGCGGCAGGAGAAAGGGCAGGCCTATGCTTCGCTGCTCGCGTTCCTGAAAGAGAGGCTGTCAGAACAAGTCAAGGACGTGCGGTTGTCGTCCCGGTTGACGCAATCGCCCGCCTGCCTCGTCGGCGACGCCGCTGATCTCAGCCCGCAGTTGGAACAGATGATGCGCGCGCTCGGGCATGAGACGCCTGAAGTAAAGCGTATCCTCGAATTGAACCCGGCGCATCCCGTCGTCGAACGATTGCAGGCCCGCTTTTCGGAGAACGCCGAAGACCCGGTGCTGGCCGACGGCGCGGAACTGCTGTATGGACAAGCACTGCTTGCGGAAGGCAACGCCCCGCCGGACCCGGCGCGGTTCAGCAAGCTGGTAGCCGAACTGATGTCCCGTGCGTTGTAGGCGCGCAAGCCCGCGCCCGCCCGGGATACAAGAAGGAACAGGAAATGACGATGCTGTGTGTAGTCGCGTTTTCATTCGGCGCCGCGCCCGTGCCGCCTCAGGAGGTCCAGATCACTTCAACGCCGAAGAACCACACTCTGGACAACAACGACAACTTCTCGGCGGATGGGCGATTCCTCTGCTATGACACGCGCGAGGGCGTGGGCCCGGGCATCGGCAACAGCCAGAGTATCGAGATGGTCGAGATCGCTACGGGGAAGGAAATCGTGCTCTACGCGCCGGGCGAAACCCTCATTTCGGCGGACGAGAAGCAGTCGGCGCCGGGCGTCGGGGCCGTGACATTCTGTCCCACCGCCGACAAGGTCGCGTTCATCCATGGCCCGCTGCCAGAAGAAGTGGCTGTGCGTGGCTATTACGGCAAGCCGAATCGGCGCGGCGCGGAAGTCGCGGCGGACGGCAGCGGCGCGCTGACGTGGCTCGATTTCCGCGACCCGGCAACGGACCGCGACACGTTGCCCGGCGCGCATCGCGGCGGCACGCACCGGCACGAATACAGCCTCGACGGCAGTCGTATCGGGTTCACCTACGACGACGTACTGATGCCGGAGTATGGACGCACCATAGGTTATATGGAGGTGCATCCCGCCGCGCCGGGAGACGCAACACACTATTTTGCGGTGCTCGTACCCGTGGTCCCGTCGGGCAAGGCCAAACCCGGCGAGCTCGAGACGGCGCTGGGCGATTCGTGGATTGGACGTGAGGGCCGCGTCCGCGCGTTTATCGGCAAAGTGCGCGAGGGGGACGGCGTATCTTACGCCGAGTCGCTGTTTGCCGTGACGATACCACCGGACCTCGACATCACGACGGCGGATTCCGGCGGTCCGGCGCGGTATCCCTCGCCGCCGAGGGGCGTATCGATCCGGCGGCTTACGCATACGTGGGCCTGCGGCGTCGTGCGCGGCTCCTACCGCGGCGACCGCATCGCCTATTACGCCAAAGACGCCGAAGGCCGCACCCAGGTCTATGTCATTCCCGTTACCGGCTCAGACCGCGACCCGGATCCCGCCAAGCGGCCCGTCCAGGTCACGAGACTGCCGCACGACGCTGCCACGGGGCTGCGTTGGCATCCTTCCGACAACACGATCTTCTGCGTCAGCAACAACGCCATCGCGGCGGTGTGCGTCGCGCCCGGCCCGCGTTTCGGCGAGACCGTGTTCCTGACACCGCAGGACGGAGTGCCGCGCACGAACCTCGTCGTATCGCCCGACGGCAAACAGCTTGCCTACAACAAGCCCGTATCCGCCTGTGCAGCGGACGGCCGCCGCCTCGCGAACTATAAGGGAGAGGACTTCCTCCAAATCTTCATGATCGGCTTCCCTGACGCGGACGGCGACGGCATCACGGACGCGCAGTAGGCGGGAATCCCCATGTTTTCCGAGTTTATCGAGCCCGGCGTGCCGCGGCTCATCTTCTGGATTTTCGTCGGCCTTGCGATCGTCATTCAGGGCATCAGCAAGTCCGGGTTCGCGGGCGGCGCCGGCATCCTCTCGCTGCCGCTCATGATGCTGGTCATGCCGGTCAATCTCGTCGCCGCGTCGCTGCTGCCGCTGCTTATTCTCTGCGACATGAACGCGATCTACAACCACCGCCACAACAAGGATTGGGATAAGATCATGCGCATCTATATCCCCGCGATTATCGGCATCGTGCTCGGCGCCTGCGTCTGGTGGCTGGTGGGGAAACAGGGCGTCGAGCGCTACGGCGTGCCAATCAAGCGGTTCGTGGGGGTTATCGCGGTCCTGTTCGCCTTCTACATTGTCGCGCGGGAGGCGTCCATGGCCTGGGCCGAACGGCACCGGCCCGGCCCGATCGCCGCCTGGGCCGCGGGCATCTCCGCGGGTTTTACCTCGACAATCGCGCACGCCGCCGGACCGATTGTCAGCCTGTACATGTTCGCCCAAGGGATGGGCAAGTCCCTGTTTGTCGGTACGGTAGCCTGGACTTTTACGCTCATCAACCTCACGAAACTGCCCTTTTACATCAGCGTCGGCCTGGTCGATTTTCACGTGCTCCGCTTCGACCTCGTGCTGGTCCCGCTGATTCCCATCGGGTCCTGGCTGGGGCACTGGATGCACTTTCGCGTTTCGGAAAGCGCATTCAATCGGGTGATCATGGTGCTGACGCTGGTCGCCGGAATTCAGCTTCTACTCAACGCCAACTTGATACACCTCTTGCTCGAGCGCGTGTTTCCGTAGGTTGCCGCCACACGGCGGGCGGACGTTCAGAACA
The DNA window shown above is from Candidatus Hydrogenedentota bacterium and carries:
- the htpG gene encoding molecular chaperone HtpG; amino-acid sequence: MSTGVETFEFQTEARQLLDLMIHSIYSNRQIFLRELISNSSDALDKRRFEAIHAPELLPGDVELAVRIEVDKANRTVAVIDNGVGMTRQEVIDLIGTIAKSGTREFLETLKASRVRDVPPELIGQFGVGFYSCFMVAERVELITRHLREQSATRWESRGDGSYTLQPAERPEPGTTVVVHLKPRESEEESEDFTDEWVIRRIVKRYSDFVAYPIRMDVEHTRPEYDAEGKPIAGTEKTVVETETLNSMKAIWLRDKDAVGEDEHTEFYKHVSHDWNEPLTRIQAKIEGTLEYRMLLYVPSKAPFDLYYIGGARHGVHLYVKRVFIMDDCKELLPDYLRFLRGVIDSEDLPLNISREMLQKDRQIERMRRGVVAKVLDALKHIRDTEPEKYAAFWREFGRTLKEGLFQDAENQEKLLDLCQFASTADAAAPTRLDAYLDRMKPDQDAIYYLTGAARSKVEQSPHLEAFREKGYEVLLLTDPVDEVWPQAVFHYKDRPFRSAAKGAADLGSEEEKKKAEEERQEKGQAYASLLAFLKERLSEQVKDVRLSSRLTQSPACLVGDAADLSPQLEQMMRALGHETPEVKRILELNPAHPVVERLQARFSENAEDPVLADGAELLYGQALLAEGNAPPDPARFSKLVAELMSRAL
- a CDS encoding DUF3748 domain-containing protein gives rise to the protein MTMLCVVAFSFGAAPVPPQEVQITSTPKNHTLDNNDNFSADGRFLCYDTREGVGPGIGNSQSIEMVEIATGKEIVLYAPGETLISADEKQSAPGVGAVTFCPTADKVAFIHGPLPEEVAVRGYYGKPNRRGAEVAADGSGALTWLDFRDPATDRDTLPGAHRGGTHRHEYSLDGSRIGFTYDDVLMPEYGRTIGYMEVHPAAPGDATHYFAVLVPVVPSGKAKPGELETALGDSWIGREGRVRAFIGKVREGDGVSYAESLFAVTIPPDLDITTADSGGPARYPSPPRGVSIRRLTHTWACGVVRGSYRGDRIAYYAKDAEGRTQVYVIPVTGSDRDPDPAKRPVQVTRLPHDAATGLRWHPSDNTIFCVSNNAIAAVCVAPGPRFGETVFLTPQDGVPRTNLVVSPDGKQLAYNKPVSACAADGRRLANYKGEDFLQIFMIGFPDADGDGITDAQ
- a CDS encoding sulfite exporter TauE/SafE family protein — encoded protein: MFSEFIEPGVPRLIFWIFVGLAIVIQGISKSGFAGGAGILSLPLMMLVMPVNLVAASLLPLLILCDMNAIYNHRHNKDWDKIMRIYIPAIIGIVLGACVWWLVGKQGVERYGVPIKRFVGVIAVLFAFYIVAREASMAWAERHRPGPIAAWAAGISAGFTSTIAHAAGPIVSLYMFAQGMGKSLFVGTVAWTFTLINLTKLPFYISVGLVDFHVLRFDLVLVPLIPIGSWLGHWMHFRVSESAFNRVIMVLTLVAGIQLLLNANLIHLLLERVFP